The uncultured Cohaesibacter sp. genomic sequence AGCTTTGACTGGCATGTCAAATGGTCTGATGCGCTTGATCCTGAAGCTGCGCGCAGCCTGATTGACGAGAAGACCAAGGCCATCTATATCGAGAGCCTGGCAAACCCGGGCGGTGTCATCTGCGATATCGAGGGCTTTGCCAAGGTTGCCAAGGATGCCGGCATTCCGCTGATTGTCGACAACACGATGGCCACACCTTATTTGTGCCGTCCTATTGAACATGGCGCCAACATCGTTCTGCATTCCATGACAAAGTTCATCGGCGGCCATGGCAACTCCATGGGCGGTGTGATCGTGGATGGCGGCAACTTCGACTGGTCCCAGTCTGACAAGTTCCCGATGGTCAACACACCACGTGCCGAATATAACGGCGTCAATTTCACTGAGACATTCGGTCCGATGGCCTTTGCAATCACCTGCCGCACTCTTGGCTTGCGCGATCTTGGCCCGTCCCTTTCGCCATTCAACGCTTTCCAGATCCTGACAGGCGTTGAAACTCTGCCTCTGCGTATGGATCGCCACTGCGAAAACGCTCTGGCCGTCGCCAAATGGCTCGAGAGCAATGAAAAGGTAAGCTGGGTTTCCTATGCTGGCCTTGAATCAAGCCCTCACAAGGCAGCGCAAGAAAAATATCTGCCAAAGGGCGCCGGATCAGTCTTCACCTTCGGTCTCAAGGGCGGCTATGACGCAGGCGTGAAATTCATCACCAGCCTCAAGCTGCTCAGCCATGTTGCCAATATCGGCGACACACGCTCGCTGGCGATCCACCCAGCTTCCACGACCCACAGCCAGCTGACGGATGAGCAGAAAACCGCAGCGGGTGCCGCTCCAGATACTGTACGCCTGTCTATCGGCATTGAAGATGTCAAAGACATTATCGCCGACCTTGAGCAGGCAATGGCCTGATTCTTTAGCGAAATTGCATGAAAAGGCCGGGAACATTCCCGGCCTTTTTTATATCTGCCATGCTCTGACCACACCCAACCGTTTATGCTCATTGTTTGCCCCCTTGTCAGCACACGAGGGTGTGCATAGGTTTGATGATTGAAGAGCATCCGTTGCAAGGTCAGACGCATGAATTTTGATGAACACTATAATCTCGCCATTGCCGAACTCAAACGCACGACCATTGTGGAAGGAAACTATGCCCCACCGCTGCATCGTTTTCTGCGTGGCCGAGGCGTCAAGCTCAAGCCGCCACACTATAACACGATCGGCATGAATATCCTGATCACCGGCATCCCCTTTGCTGTGCTATGGGGCGCGATCATGTGGTTCATTCTCTGGCAAAGCCAGAAGCTAACCCCCTTCATGGCTATCGGCGCAGCGCTTGTTGCAGGCGCCATTTTCGGGATTTTCATGTCGCTCTATTATCGCTGGTCTTTCAACAGGAATGATCTGACCAAATGGGAAAAGCTGGAACCTGAAGCAGAACAAACGCACGGCCAGACTGAAGAAGATGGCTCAATTTCCAAGCCTTCAACCAAGGTAAGTTCCTGAAAAAGCGGAACCAAATCACTTCGCCAAATTTGTTTCAAGTCCAACGATCTGCTTTGTCAGTATTTTCTGGCATTGTCGTAGAGGTCTCGCATCATGAGTGTCGCTGCGGCCAGGACGAGCATGGCACCTGCCTGATGCAACAGAGCCAGAGAGAAAGGCACAGCAAACAGCAAGGTGGCGATGCCGATCGCAACCTGAAAGCCTATCAGGCCAACCAGTAGGTTGGCCGGAAACGCCATATCACCCTTGAATGGATCACGCCGGATGCGGAACCAAAGCAAGAAGCAGATGGCTACGACCAGATAAGCCATCATGCGGTGGTTAAATTGAATGGTCGCATGATCCTCGAATATGGAATGCCAGACGGAGCTGCCATCATAGATCCGCTCGGGGATGATCCCGCCATCCATCAAGGGCCATGTGTTGAAGATGAGGCCGGCATGGGTTCCGGCCACAAGGGCACCAAGGAAGATCTGCACAAAGATGCAAAGGGTCAGCAATCCCATCAACCAGACATGTCGATCCGCGCTAACGCATTCACGCATCTTCTGACCGGTTCGATAGCCACGGGCAACCCAAAGCAGCGCAAAGAATATGATCGAGGCCAGTATCAAGTGGGTAGCAAGGCGATATTGGCTGACATCAACACGCCCCACCAATCCGGATGCGACCATCCACCAGCCGACAGCTCCTTGCAGCCCCCCAAGGCCTAGCAGCACCAACAATCGCGGCTTTAATGATGAGGTCACACGACCAGAAAGCCAGAAATAGAGCATTGGAACAAAGAAGGCGACACCAATGAACCGCCCTAGCTGCCTATGCCCCCATTCCCACCAGAATATGGTTTTGAATTCTTCCAGCGTCATCCCCTTGTTGACCCGCTCATATTCAGGGATTTGCTGGTATTTGACAAATTCTTCCTGCCATTCCTCGACGGATAGCGGAGGAATCGCGCCATGGATAGGCTTCCACTCCGTGATTGAAAGCCCTGAATCTGTCAGTCGGGTAATGCCGCCCACGACCACCATCAGGAAAACGAGAAAAGCAATGGAATAAAGCCAAAAGCGCACCATAGGACGAGATCTGTTGGCTTTGTCTTCGCCCTTTTCGACATAATAGATCGCGCTTTCCAAAGCAGCTTCATTCCTCGCCATTCTAAGCCCCTATCCGTTTCAAAGCCCCAACCTCTTTACGCAAGCATCCCTGCTTGCGCACGTCGGGTCAAGGCGACTGAGGGCTAAAATGTTCGAAAACCGCGCATATCTGCCAAGATAGGGCCAGATCTAATTCCTTTGTCGGATCAAGGAGATGCCTTTTTTGCTTTTCACAGCCCAATTGCTAAGCTATTAGGACCGGGAACCGCAGACCACTGGAGCCGTTATGAGCCAACGCACACGCAAATTCTTCGGCATGATCATGCTCGTTTCATGGGTCGTCATTTATGCAGCAGTGGGCATGACGATCGGCGCGGCGGTCGTTGCCAACGCAAGCCCGCTGGCGCAGATCCTTTTCTTCCTGATTACCGGCCTTATATGGATCGTGCCCGCCGGGCTGATCATTCGCTGGATGGAAAAACAGGCCTAATCATTGGTCGCCTTGCCTTATTCAGCGGCTTGCAGCAAAGAAGCCTGCTCTTCATCAACCTTGTCTGAAGTGTCGCCAAACTCCAGATCTGTCACGATCAAGCTGTCTGCGAATCCGAGATGTCCAACCGCTTCATGCAATTGAGCAACCTCGGCATCTGCGATTTCAGGCACAATGACGAAGGCGATTGCATCAGGAACAGAAGCAAACCCGCGCAGGATGCTCACATCTTCGCATGAGGTTCCCAAATCAAGCATTACGATATCGTAGGCGGCTTCCAGGGCTATCAGCAATGCGTGAAACTCAGCGGAGAGCAAATCACTGCGGTTAAGCTGTCGGCTACCTGCACTGATAAATTTAACCTTACCGTTCCATTCTTCGTCGATGAAGTCTGAAAAGCTGCCATTGCCATCCAACAGGTCGGCGATACCATAAGGTGCCTGCCCGTCGCTATCCGACTTGCCAAGGCTATCGGATATCAAATTGACATAAGCAACCGAGCGTTCTCTTACAAAACGATTGGCCAGAGCATGCCCCCTCGCCCCCCAGGCTTTGTCTTGGGCCATCAGCACAATGCGCGCATGGGTAACATCGCTAAGCTGCTCAGCAACCAGGTCAAAGAAGACGTCCGCACGGCTATTGCTTTTCTGCTCCAAGGGCAATGCGGCATGACTATTGGCCGCTTGTCGGGTCGGAACCATCTGAATGTCAGCACTCGGCATTGCGGGCAGCTCAACCGGACGAGGAAATTTCAGGCGCACTTCTTGTGGCAATGTCGGTTCATTCGTTTGCCGAGTGCTTCTCTCTGTCGCCTTACTCTTCATGCGCAAGAGGCCAGCATGCCAGATCAACCCCAGCAGAAACACCATGCCAAAGCTCATAAAGGCCCATAGATAAGAAGCCTTTGAAATGGGCGTGTAGGCAGCTGTGGCCCTTACAAGCAAGCGCGCGGCTGGTGGCAGCAAATCAAGCGTCGACAGGGTTCTGAGCTCGGCTTGCCTCACGCGAAGCCGCTCAACCATCTGCGCACGGCCTTTTTCTTGCGCCTCGATCAAGCCGGGTTTCTCAGCACTCTCTAGGGCCCCTTTTTTCAACGAAATACTCCGAACCGCACCAGGCAGAGCTTGGTCAGCGCCTGCATCGCCACCTCGTTTCAATTGAGATGAAAGGGACTGGATCTGACCATTCAATTTGTCGATTGAAACATTCAGATCCTTGCGGCGCGTTTGTGAGAGCAAATCGATATAGGCCTCGGCAAGGCTATTGGCTATCTTGGCAGCCGCATCGGCTTTTGGCGCTTTCATCGAGATCGTGATGACGCGCCTCGGGGCCAAGCGCTCGATGCTGAGAGATTGTTGCACACGGTCAATCACAGCCTCTCTGGTGGTAACCGAAAGAGAGCCAAGGCGGATCATGGTTCCAATCGTCTGCAAGGCTCCATTAGATGCGAAGCTTTTATCTTGTGTCAGGTGCAACTGATCAACAATGTTCGACAGGACCTTCGGGCTTTTCAGATCTTCAATAAGCTTGTCAGCCAATTCTGTTTGGCTTTCAACGCTCTGATCCAACGAGGCAGTCCCTGCGACTGACGGGAGATACTGCTCCTGTGGGGCCAACAGAAGAATGCGCGCTTCGGATTGGTAATCATCTGCCTGATAGCTCTTGCAAGCAAATGAAGACGCGCCAACGATCAGCGACAAGAGCGCCAACCGTACGATCTTTCGTGGAAATATATTCAAGGCTGCGAGTGAATGATGCGTCTGTTTGCCTTCGCCTTTTTCGCTCATGCGGTTCTCAATCTTTGCTGCCATGCCACTCCCCTTGTGCTTAGGCTATTGAGCGCAAAGTATGGTAACCACTTTATTAACAAGAGAGCATTTACTCGCCCCAGCAGTGCAAAATGAAACAGAACCGATAAATAAAGGACAGATCCTTGCAAAATTTACTCAACATTAACCACGATATAGCTTGAGTATTAGTGAGTTAATCTAGCGAGTCGATCCATGTTTCGTTTTTTGATCATTATGGTTTTAGCCTTCGCGGTCAGCAGCTGTTCCAGCTATCGCCCTGCGGGAGATGCATTTCATAAGTCCCTCGTTGCGCCTTATGAGCTGGATGCTGGAGATCGCGTGCGTGTCACGGTTTTCAATCAGGATGATCTAAACAAGGATTATCTCGTTGATCAGGCTGGCTACGTTTCCATTCCGCTGATCGGCAATGTGCCTGCACGCGGCAAGCAAACCAGCGAGTTGGCCAAGGACATCGCACAGAAGCTGAGCAACGGCTATGTGCGCAATCCCGATGTTTCTGTCGAAATTGCACAATACAGGCCCTTTTTCATAATGGGAGAAGTGAATTCGGCCGGCCAGTATTCTTATGTAAGCGGAATGACGGTGCAGACCGCCATTGCCATCGCAGGCGGATTTACGCCGCGCGCCCAGCAGCGCTATGTTGATATAACACGCCAATTGAACGGCAAGATCCTAACGGGACATGTTCGCCTTACCTCTCCGGTTCGTCCGGGAGACACCATTTATATTCGCGAACGACTATTCTGAAAAAATCTTGAGTTCAAAGCTTGATTACATCGCATTGCTGCGCATAAGACTTCATTAACCAACATATCCAATGCCAACCAACTTTGCGTTTTGTGATCAAGCAATTAAAACTTAATCAGACTTTGTTTGCTATATCTCTGGTTGGGACAATAATTTTTTGAATGTGGGTGATCCAGAATGCAGCCTCTTGATCCGATTGATCCGAGGACAGCCTTCACTTCGCGCGCCGTATTAGATGCCAATGAGCCAACTGTCGATAAGAACAAGGATGCTCATATTACGGATCTGGCGAGAGAAGTGGCTGCCGAGTTTTCCGAAACCACCTATGCACCGGGTATCGTGCGGGGGTTATTTCAGCTATTTGATTTTGTCGTGTTGGCTCTTTTGGGGTTTATATCCGCCAAAATGATGGGTGGAGCCTTAATCGCAGGCATGCACCTCCCTCTTCTACTTTCCATAGCAGGCGCAGCTCTGTTCGGCTTGTTTCTCCTTTCTGTCGATGGATATTCGATCCTCGACATGAACCATCTTGCGCCACAAATCGGCCGGACAATCGGCGCGTGGACTATGGTAATTGGCCTGTTTCTGCTTGTCTTTTACCTTTCCCAAACGCCAATCAGTGCCAATCGTAGCTGGCTGGGCATTTGGTTCCTCTCTGGAATCCTTACGGTTTCTATCATTCGTGCAATAGAATCTTTTCTGGTACGCATTTGGCAGCAGAATGGCCGACTTGAACGTCGTGCCGTGATTGTTGGTGGGGGCGACCCGGCCGCGCAAATCATCACATCTCTTGAGGCTCAGGAAAATAACGATATTCGTATCTGCGGTATCTTCGATGATCGTGATGATGAACGCTCACCACCAGTCGTCGCGGGCTACCCAAAGCTGGGCACAGTGGACGACCTTGTCGAATTCTCTCGCCTTTGCAAGATCGACATGCTGATCGTGACCATCCCGGTATCTGCC encodes the following:
- a CDS encoding undecaprenyl-phosphate glucose phosphotransferase translates to MQPLDPIDPRTAFTSRAVLDANEPTVDKNKDAHITDLAREVAAEFSETTYAPGIVRGLFQLFDFVVLALLGFISAKMMGGALIAGMHLPLLLSIAGAALFGLFLLSVDGYSILDMNHLAPQIGRTIGAWTMVIGLFLLVFYLSQTPISANRSWLGIWFLSGILTVSIIRAIESFLVRIWQQNGRLERRAVIVGGGDPAAQIITSLEAQENNDIRICGIFDDRDDERSPPVVAGYPKLGTVDDLVEFSRLCKIDMLIVTIPVSAEKRVLQMLHKLWILPLDIHLSAHMNKMQFRRRTYSYVGNLPTVPVFAKPIANWGGLLKRVVDITVASLSVVALSPLLIGTAIAIKLNSKGPVIFRQKRLGFNNEEVVIYKFRSLYHSQSDQTAQKSVTKNDSRVTKVGRFIRKTSIDELPQLFNVILGSLSLVGPRPHVPRQQTNERLFEEVADGYMARHKVKPGITGWAQIHGWRGEIDDDDKLKQRVQHDIYYIENWSLALDLYILIVTPFKLFSQDGAY
- a CDS encoding O-acetylhomoserine aminocarboxypropyltransferase, translating into MSEETAHGFSTLAIHAGSQADPTTGARTTPIYQTTSYQFRDTEHAANLFALKEFGNIYTRLTNPTTAVLDERIAALEGGSAGVSVASGHAAQFVTFHSLMGPGDNIVAANKLYGGTFNQFNHTFKSFDWHVKWSDALDPEAARSLIDEKTKAIYIESLANPGGVICDIEGFAKVAKDAGIPLIVDNTMATPYLCRPIEHGANIVLHSMTKFIGGHGNSMGGVIVDGGNFDWSQSDKFPMVNTPRAEYNGVNFTETFGPMAFAITCRTLGLRDLGPSLSPFNAFQILTGVETLPLRMDRHCENALAVAKWLESNEKVSWVSYAGLESSPHKAAQEKYLPKGAGSVFTFGLKGGYDAGVKFITSLKLLSHVANIGDTRSLAIHPASTTHSQLTDEQKTAAGAAPDTVRLSIGIEDVKDIIADLEQAMA
- a CDS encoding COX15/CtaA family protein, which gives rise to MARNEAALESAIYYVEKGEDKANRSRPMVRFWLYSIAFLVFLMVVVGGITRLTDSGLSITEWKPIHGAIPPLSVEEWQEEFVKYQQIPEYERVNKGMTLEEFKTIFWWEWGHRQLGRFIGVAFFVPMLYFWLSGRVTSSLKPRLLVLLGLGGLQGAVGWWMVASGLVGRVDVSQYRLATHLILASIIFFALLWVARGYRTGQKMRECVSADRHVWLMGLLTLCIFVQIFLGALVAGTHAGLIFNTWPLMDGGIIPERIYDGSSVWHSIFEDHATIQFNHRMMAYLVVAICFLLWFRIRRDPFKGDMAFPANLLVGLIGFQVAIGIATLLFAVPFSLALLHQAGAMLVLAAATLMMRDLYDNARKY
- a CDS encoding DUF6404 family protein; the protein is MNFDEHYNLAIAELKRTTIVEGNYAPPLHRFLRGRGVKLKPPHYNTIGMNILITGIPFAVLWGAIMWFILWQSQKLTPFMAIGAALVAGAIFGIFMSLYYRWSFNRNDLTKWEKLEPEAEQTHGQTEEDGSISKPSTKVSS
- a CDS encoding DUF2842 domain-containing protein, which translates into the protein MSQRTRKFFGMIMLVSWVVIYAAVGMTIGAAVVANASPLAQILFFLITGLIWIVPAGLIIRWMEKQA
- a CDS encoding polysaccharide biosynthesis/export family protein, with the protein product MFRFLIIMVLAFAVSSCSSYRPAGDAFHKSLVAPYELDAGDRVRVTVFNQDDLNKDYLVDQAGYVSIPLIGNVPARGKQTSELAKDIAQKLSNGYVRNPDVSVEIAQYRPFFIMGEVNSAGQYSYVSGMTVQTAIAIAGGFTPRAQQRYVDITRQLNGKILTGHVRLTSPVRPGDTIYIRERLF